From one Luteolibacter arcticus genomic stretch:
- a CDS encoding response regulator gives MPNTPPSPSASPTQTKSAQGRLPLYVGLAAALLFFIASGYNAQRKTEALRQGFREVTRTHDVITALETVVTLMKDAETGQRGFVITGDEAYLQPYHAALRSLETKMEELRDLAEESDVQKRFFSDVEVLVAAKLSELAEVMTLRRSDGFEAARALVVTNRGKQTMDDLRAKIAEMEDEENRVRQLRIAGMEEAHRVALANGIATPILGIVLSIIVASLLRHTMVQRQRQQWLQTGRLELAEAISGERTLDSLAEGVLGFLTRYVGAHAGAFFARREGHFKRVAMTGVPLDAGVPEQFATGEGLLGRAVVEKTPQRIDDVPENYLTVGSALGQGRPRHLLILPASTDNLVNAVVELGFLHTLDEKKQEFLRQISELIGVAVKSALYREHLQALLSETQQQSEELQAQSEELRVSNEELEEQGRALRESQARLELQQVEMEQTNAQLEEQAQTLEDQKDQLQRSKDALESQARIVEQASRYKSDFLANMSHELRTPLNSSLILAKLLGDNRAGNLNEEQVKYARTIESAGNDLLELINDVLDLAKIEAGHMVIKPAAVKPAELVAGLRATFEPIATERSLHLTMEVSPGTPDYFVTDSQRLVQILKNLLSNALKFTEKGSVSLTVKPAGQGKIAFAVQDTGIGIAPEQQRLIFEPFQQADSTTERKYGGTGLGLSISRELTRLLGGEMTLVSEPGHGSTFSVIVPAVHSGPMVVETTYPLPEPAPTKARDTIVTVQLPDDRDALAAGDRVIMVVDDDEKFAQILADLAHEMGFRCLIAPTAKDALDLARQHRPGAVVLDIGLPDDSGLFVLEQLKGDPLTRHIPVHVVSGSDYMQTARALGAAGYMLKPVKREQLVDAFRQLESRFTRKMQRILVVEDDPVQADAMQKLLGSAEVETIAARTAAECLQRLKESTFDCMVLDLSLPDSTGFELLETLSTEDIYSFPPVIVYTGRELDPDEEQRLRRYSRSIIIKGAKSPERLLDEVSLFLHQVVADLPPEKQRILAQSPNRDAALEGRQILIVEDDVRNIFALTRLLEGRGVKLQIARNGREALAALDRNHPPIDLVLMDIMMPEMDGFTAMREIRKRPELNRLPIIALTAKAMKDDQEQCLAAGANDYLSKPLDVEKLLSLIRVWMPR, from the coding sequence ATGCCTAACACTCCCCCTTCTCCGTCCGCGTCCCCTACCCAGACGAAGTCCGCCCAAGGCAGGCTGCCCCTCTATGTCGGCCTGGCCGCGGCGTTGCTGTTCTTCATCGCCAGCGGCTACAATGCCCAGCGCAAGACCGAGGCCCTCCGCCAGGGCTTCCGGGAGGTGACCCGCACCCACGACGTGATCACCGCGCTGGAGACGGTCGTGACGCTGATGAAGGACGCCGAAACGGGCCAGCGGGGCTTCGTGATCACCGGGGATGAGGCCTACCTCCAGCCTTACCACGCCGCACTGAGGAGCCTTGAGACGAAAATGGAGGAGCTGCGGGATCTCGCTGAGGAAAGCGACGTGCAAAAGCGCTTCTTCTCGGACGTGGAAGTGCTGGTGGCCGCGAAGCTCTCCGAACTCGCCGAAGTGATGACGCTTCGCCGCAGCGATGGTTTCGAGGCGGCGCGAGCCTTGGTCGTCACGAATCGTGGCAAGCAGACCATGGATGACCTCCGCGCGAAGATCGCGGAAATGGAGGATGAGGAGAACCGCGTGCGCCAACTTCGCATCGCCGGCATGGAAGAGGCGCACCGGGTGGCGCTCGCCAATGGAATCGCCACTCCGATTCTGGGCATCGTGCTGTCGATCATCGTGGCCTCGCTGCTGCGGCACACGATGGTCCAACGCCAGCGCCAGCAATGGCTGCAAACGGGAAGACTCGAATTGGCCGAAGCGATTTCCGGAGAGCGCACCTTGGACTCGCTGGCAGAGGGCGTCCTTGGATTCCTCACCCGCTACGTGGGTGCCCACGCCGGTGCCTTTTTCGCCCGGCGCGAAGGCCACTTCAAGCGGGTGGCGATGACCGGCGTGCCGCTGGACGCAGGCGTGCCGGAGCAATTCGCCACCGGCGAGGGCCTGCTGGGGCGGGCCGTGGTGGAGAAGACGCCGCAACGGATCGACGATGTCCCGGAGAACTACCTGACCGTGGGCTCCGCACTCGGCCAGGGCCGGCCGCGCCACCTGCTGATCCTTCCTGCATCCACCGACAATCTGGTGAACGCGGTCGTCGAACTCGGCTTCCTTCACACGCTGGATGAAAAGAAGCAGGAGTTTCTCCGCCAGATTTCAGAGCTGATCGGGGTGGCGGTGAAGTCCGCCCTCTATCGCGAACACCTCCAGGCATTGCTCTCGGAAACGCAGCAGCAGTCGGAAGAGCTGCAGGCCCAGAGCGAGGAGCTGCGCGTCTCGAATGAGGAGCTGGAAGAGCAGGGCCGGGCGCTGCGCGAGTCGCAGGCACGGCTGGAACTGCAACAGGTCGAGATGGAGCAGACGAATGCCCAGCTCGAAGAACAAGCACAGACACTGGAAGACCAGAAGGACCAACTTCAGCGAAGCAAGGACGCGCTCGAAAGCCAGGCGCGCATCGTGGAGCAGGCGAGCCGCTACAAGTCCGACTTCCTCGCCAACATGTCGCACGAGTTGCGGACGCCGCTCAATTCCTCGCTGATCCTCGCCAAGCTGTTGGGCGACAACCGCGCCGGCAACCTCAACGAGGAGCAGGTGAAATACGCGCGCACCATCGAGTCCGCCGGCAATGACCTGCTCGAGCTGATCAATGACGTGCTGGATCTCGCGAAGATCGAAGCCGGACACATGGTGATCAAGCCAGCCGCCGTCAAACCCGCCGAGTTGGTCGCAGGTCTCCGCGCCACCTTCGAGCCGATCGCCACCGAGCGGTCGCTGCACCTCACCATGGAGGTCAGCCCCGGCACCCCGGACTACTTCGTGACCGACTCCCAGCGGCTGGTGCAGATCCTCAAGAACCTGCTTTCGAACGCACTGAAGTTCACCGAAAAGGGCAGCGTGTCGCTGACCGTGAAGCCCGCCGGCCAGGGCAAGATCGCTTTCGCGGTCCAGGACACCGGCATCGGGATCGCACCGGAGCAGCAGCGCCTGATCTTCGAGCCCTTCCAACAGGCGGACAGCACCACCGAGCGGAAGTACGGCGGCACCGGCCTGGGGCTCTCGATCTCGCGCGAACTCACCCGCTTGCTCGGCGGCGAGATGACTCTGGTGAGCGAACCGGGCCACGGCAGCACCTTCAGCGTGATCGTGCCCGCAGTGCACTCCGGACCAATGGTGGTGGAAACCACCTACCCTCTGCCAGAGCCCGCGCCCACCAAGGCTCGCGACACCATTGTCACCGTCCAGCTCCCCGATGACCGCGACGCGCTCGCCGCGGGAGACCGCGTGATCATGGTGGTGGATGACGACGAGAAGTTCGCCCAGATCCTCGCCGATCTCGCCCACGAGATGGGCTTCCGATGCCTGATCGCCCCAACCGCCAAGGACGCCCTCGATCTCGCGCGCCAACATCGGCCGGGCGCCGTGGTGCTGGATATCGGCCTGCCGGACGATTCCGGCCTCTTCGTGCTGGAGCAGCTCAAGGGCGATCCCCTCACGCGCCACATCCCGGTGCACGTGGTCTCCGGAAGCGACTACATGCAGACCGCCCGCGCGCTCGGTGCCGCCGGCTACATGCTGAAGCCGGTGAAGCGCGAGCAACTCGTCGATGCCTTCCGCCAGCTCGAGTCCCGCTTCACCCGGAAGATGCAGCGTATCCTGGTGGTGGAGGACGACCCCGTGCAGGCGGATGCGATGCAAAAGCTGCTGGGCTCCGCGGAGGTGGAAACCATCGCCGCCCGCACCGCCGCCGAGTGCCTCCAACGCCTGAAGGAATCCACCTTCGACTGCATGGTGCTCGACCTGAGCTTGCCGGACTCCACCGGTTTCGAGCTGTTGGAAACGCTCAGCACCGAGGACATCTACTCCTTCCCGCCGGTGATCGTTTACACCGGTCGCGAACTTGATCCGGATGAAGAGCAGCGGCTGCGGCGCTACTCGCGCTCCATCATCATCAAAGGAGCAAAGTCTCCGGAGCGCTTGCTCGATGAGGTCTCGCTCTTCCTGCACCAGGTGGTGGCTGACCTTCCGCCGGAGAAGCAGCGCATCCTCGCGCAGTCGCCGAATCGCGATGCCGCGCTGGAGGGCCGCCAGATCCTGATCGTGGAGGACGACGTGCGGAACATCTTCGCCCTCACCAGGCTGCTGGAAGGCCGCGGCGTGAAGCTACAGATCGCCCGCAATGGCCGCGAAGCCCTCGCCGCCCTCGATCGCAATCACCCGCCGATCGATCTGGTGCTGATGGACATCATGATGCCCGAGATGGACGGCTTCACCGCGATGCGCGAGATCCGCAAGCGTCCGGAGTTGAACAGGCTGCCGATCATCGCTCTCACCGCGAAGGCGATGAAGGACGATCAGGAGCAGTGCCTGGCCGCGGGTGCGAACGACTACCTTTCCAAGCCGCTCGATGTGGAGAAGCTGCTGTCCCTGATCCGCGTGTGGATGCCCCGCTGA